A genomic stretch from Halichoerus grypus chromosome 7, mHalGry1.hap1.1, whole genome shotgun sequence includes:
- the FCRL4 gene encoding Fc receptor-like protein 4 isoform X5: MLPWASLLFLGVPGHAPMLPWASLLFLAAPKPMISLHPPWTTFFKGEVVTLTCIAPRVRAAGNIKWYRWYLGTEMLCETPGNTLKARVSGRYKCQTQDSLLSDDVSLIFSSGWLILQAPHSVFEGDTLLLRCQVKGREKLGTVKYSWNGKVISTSDKGQDLLIPQASLNNSGHYQCIGFLERNYTYKSSNRIIKIQELFPRPKLEVTPPQPTEGGSANLSCHTRLPLERPDALLSFIFFRDRGVMLSNWSRSPELQITAIWREDSGSYWCAAAAGVPSIRKHSLPMQVRVQGVPVSAVLLETQPQGGQVLAGERLVLVCSVAEGTGDTTFFWHREDTGESVGSKRQRSRRAELEIPAVRGSHAGRYYCTADNGHGLARSGALNVTVTGTPGNRSGLVAVGAAGGLLSILLLAVALWICHRHQRKSGDGFLGSTARSPPAPGQGKAPRAGCPAPVELQLLYDNGHPGEGGLVYSEIQVIQLGQEAAAPSSLSLSSSSSISFPPQHTSVVYSSVKTQLPEDSAREVRSQDEDAVESYENVQFA; this comes from the exons ATGCTCCCGTGGGCGTCTCTGCTGTTCCTCGGGGTCCCAGGGCACGCTCCCATGCTCCCATGGGCGTCTCTGCTGTTCCTCG CTGCACCCAAACCCATGATTTCCCTCCATCCTCCATGGACCACCTTCTTCAAAGGAGAGGTAGTGACTCTGACTTGCATTGCACCTCGCGTCCGCGCAGcagggaacataaaatggtaccGGTGGTACCTCGGGACAGAAATGCTATGTGAGACCCCAGGAAACACCCTCAAGGCCCGTGTCTCTGGAAGGTACAAATGCCAGACCCAGGACTCGCTGCTAAGTGACGACGTGAGCTTGATCTTTTCTTCAG GATGGCTCATccttcaggctccacactccgTGTTTGAAGGCGACACGCTCCTTCTGAGATGCCaggtgaaggggagagaaaaactgGGCACTGTGAAATACAGCTGGAATGGGAAAGTTATCTCTACCTCTGATAAAGGCCAGGATCTTTTGATACCACAAGCAAGTTTGAACAACAGCGGCCATTACCAATGCATTGGATTTCTGGAGAGAAATTACACCTATAAGTCAAGTAACAGAATTATTAAAATTCAAG AACTATTTCCACGTCCAAAGCTGGAAGTCACACCCCCCCAGCCTACGGAGGGCGGCTCTGCAAACCTGAGCTGTCATACACGGCTGCCCCTCGAGCGGCCGGATGCTCTGCTGTCCTTCATCTTCTTCAGGGACCGCGGGGTCATGCTATCCAACTGGAGCAGGTCCCCGGAACTCCAGATCACAGCCATCTGGAGAGAGGACTCGGGGTCCTATTGGTGTGCAGCCGCAGCTGGGGTCCCCAGCATCCGCAAACACAGCCTCCCGATGCAGGTCCGCGTGCAGG GTGTCCCGGTGTCGGCAGTGCTCCTGGAGACCCAGCCCCAGGGGGGACAGGTGCTTGCAGGGGAGCGTCTGGTCCTCGTCTGCTCCGTGGCTGAAGGCACAGGGGACACCACGTTCTTCTGGCACAGAGAGGACACGGGGGAGAGTGTGGGGAGCAAGCGCCAGCGTTCCCGGAGAGCAGAGCTGGAGATCCCTGCCGTCAGGGGGAGCCATGCGGGGCGCTACTACTGCACGGCGGACAATGGCCACGGCCTGGCCCGCAGCGGGGCCCTGAACGTCACCGTCACAG GCACTCCGGGGAACAGAAGTGGACTTGTTGCTGTGGGAGCTGCTGGGGGGCTGCTCAGCATTCTTCTCCTGGCGGTGGCCCTGTGGATTTGCCACCGGCACCAGCGGAAGTCAg GAGATGGTTTTCTGGGAAGCACAGCCAG GAGCCCTCCCGCCCCAGGCCAAGGAAAGGCGCCCCGTGCCGGCTGCCCTGCCCCAGTGGAACTGCAGCTGTTATATGATAACG GGCACCCCGGAGAGGGAGGCTTGGTGTATTCTGAGATCCAGGTTATTCAGCTGGGACAAGAAGCGGCCG ccccatcctccctctctctttccagtTCTTCTTCTATCTCCTTTCCACCCCAGCACACCTCAGTTGTCTACTCTTCGGTGAAGACACAGCTCCCAGAGGACTCAGCTAGAGAGGTCAGGTCTCAGGATGAAGACGCCGTGGAAAGTTATGAGAATGTCCAATTCGCATGA
- the FCRL4 gene encoding Fc receptor-like protein 4 isoform X6, with the protein MLPWASLLFLGVPGHAPMLPWASLLFLAAVGGHLAAAPKPMISLHPPWTTFFKGEVVTLTCIAPRVRAAGNIKWYRWYLGTEMLCETPGNTLKARVSGRYKCQTQDSLLSDDVSLIFSSGWLILQAPHSVFEGDTLLLRCQVKGREKLGTVKYSWNGKVISTSDKGQDLLIPQASLNNSGHYQCIGFLERNYTYKSSNRIIKIQELFPRPKLEVTPPQPTEGGSANLSCHTRLPLERPDALLSFIFFRDRGVMLSNWSRSPELQITAIWREDSGSYWCAAAAGVPSIRKHSLPMQVRVQGVPVSAVLLETQPQGGQVLAGERLVLVCSVAEGTGDTTFFWHREDTGESVGSKRQRSRRAELEIPAVRGSHAGRYYCTADNGHGLARSGALNVTVTGHPGEGGLVYSEIQVIQLGQEAAAPSSLSLSSSSSISFPPQHTSVVYSSVKTQLPEDSAREVRSQDEDAVESYENVQFA; encoded by the exons ATGCTCCCGTGGGCGTCTCTGCTGTTCCTCGGGGTCCCAGGGCACGCTCCCATGCTCCCATGGGCGTCTCTGCTGTTCCTCG CCGCAGTTGGTGGACACCTTG CAGCTGCACCCAAACCCATGATTTCCCTCCATCCTCCATGGACCACCTTCTTCAAAGGAGAGGTAGTGACTCTGACTTGCATTGCACCTCGCGTCCGCGCAGcagggaacataaaatggtaccGGTGGTACCTCGGGACAGAAATGCTATGTGAGACCCCAGGAAACACCCTCAAGGCCCGTGTCTCTGGAAGGTACAAATGCCAGACCCAGGACTCGCTGCTAAGTGACGACGTGAGCTTGATCTTTTCTTCAG GATGGCTCATccttcaggctccacactccgTGTTTGAAGGCGACACGCTCCTTCTGAGATGCCaggtgaaggggagagaaaaactgGGCACTGTGAAATACAGCTGGAATGGGAAAGTTATCTCTACCTCTGATAAAGGCCAGGATCTTTTGATACCACAAGCAAGTTTGAACAACAGCGGCCATTACCAATGCATTGGATTTCTGGAGAGAAATTACACCTATAAGTCAAGTAACAGAATTATTAAAATTCAAG AACTATTTCCACGTCCAAAGCTGGAAGTCACACCCCCCCAGCCTACGGAGGGCGGCTCTGCAAACCTGAGCTGTCATACACGGCTGCCCCTCGAGCGGCCGGATGCTCTGCTGTCCTTCATCTTCTTCAGGGACCGCGGGGTCATGCTATCCAACTGGAGCAGGTCCCCGGAACTCCAGATCACAGCCATCTGGAGAGAGGACTCGGGGTCCTATTGGTGTGCAGCCGCAGCTGGGGTCCCCAGCATCCGCAAACACAGCCTCCCGATGCAGGTCCGCGTGCAGG GTGTCCCGGTGTCGGCAGTGCTCCTGGAGACCCAGCCCCAGGGGGGACAGGTGCTTGCAGGGGAGCGTCTGGTCCTCGTCTGCTCCGTGGCTGAAGGCACAGGGGACACCACGTTCTTCTGGCACAGAGAGGACACGGGGGAGAGTGTGGGGAGCAAGCGCCAGCGTTCCCGGAGAGCAGAGCTGGAGATCCCTGCCGTCAGGGGGAGCCATGCGGGGCGCTACTACTGCACGGCGGACAATGGCCACGGCCTGGCCCGCAGCGGGGCCCTGAACGTCACCGTCACAG GGCACCCCGGAGAGGGAGGCTTGGTGTATTCTGAGATCCAGGTTATTCAGCTGGGACAAGAAGCGGCCG ccccatcctccctctctctttccagtTCTTCTTCTATCTCCTTTCCACCCCAGCACACCTCAGTTGTCTACTCTTCGGTGAAGACACAGCTCCCAGAGGACTCAGCTAGAGAGGTCAGGTCTCAGGATGAAGACGCCGTGGAAAGTTATGAGAATGTCCAATTCGCATGA
- the FCRL4 gene encoding Fc receptor-like protein 4 isoform X1 produces MLPWASLLFLGVPGHAPMLPWASLLFLAAVGGHLAAAPKPMISLHPPWTTFFKGEVVTLTCIAPRVRAAGNIKWYRWYLGTEMLCETPGNTLKARVSGRYKCQTQDSLLSDDVSLIFSSGWLILQAPHSVFEGDTLLLRCQVKGREKLGTVKYSWNGKVISTSDKGQDLLIPQASLNNSGHYQCIGFLERNYTYKSSNRIIKIQELFPRPKLEVTPPQPTEGGSANLSCHTRLPLERPDALLSFIFFRDRGVMLSNWSRSPELQITAIWREDSGSYWCAAAAGVPSIRKHSLPMQVRVQGVPVSAVLLETQPQGGQVLAGERLVLVCSVAEGTGDTTFFWHREDTGESVGSKRQRSRRAELEIPAVRGSHAGRYYCTADNGHGLARSGALNVTVTGTPGNRSGLVAVGAAGGLLSILLLAVALWICHRHQRKSGDGFLGSTARSPPAPGQGKAPRAGCPAPVELQLLYDNGHPGEGGLVYSEIQVIQLGQEAAAPSSLSLSSSSSISFPPQHTSVVYSSVKTQLPEDSAREVRSQDEDAVESYENVQFA; encoded by the exons ATGCTCCCGTGGGCGTCTCTGCTGTTCCTCGGGGTCCCAGGGCACGCTCCCATGCTCCCATGGGCGTCTCTGCTGTTCCTCG CCGCAGTTGGTGGACACCTTG CAGCTGCACCCAAACCCATGATTTCCCTCCATCCTCCATGGACCACCTTCTTCAAAGGAGAGGTAGTGACTCTGACTTGCATTGCACCTCGCGTCCGCGCAGcagggaacataaaatggtaccGGTGGTACCTCGGGACAGAAATGCTATGTGAGACCCCAGGAAACACCCTCAAGGCCCGTGTCTCTGGAAGGTACAAATGCCAGACCCAGGACTCGCTGCTAAGTGACGACGTGAGCTTGATCTTTTCTTCAG GATGGCTCATccttcaggctccacactccgTGTTTGAAGGCGACACGCTCCTTCTGAGATGCCaggtgaaggggagagaaaaactgGGCACTGTGAAATACAGCTGGAATGGGAAAGTTATCTCTACCTCTGATAAAGGCCAGGATCTTTTGATACCACAAGCAAGTTTGAACAACAGCGGCCATTACCAATGCATTGGATTTCTGGAGAGAAATTACACCTATAAGTCAAGTAACAGAATTATTAAAATTCAAG AACTATTTCCACGTCCAAAGCTGGAAGTCACACCCCCCCAGCCTACGGAGGGCGGCTCTGCAAACCTGAGCTGTCATACACGGCTGCCCCTCGAGCGGCCGGATGCTCTGCTGTCCTTCATCTTCTTCAGGGACCGCGGGGTCATGCTATCCAACTGGAGCAGGTCCCCGGAACTCCAGATCACAGCCATCTGGAGAGAGGACTCGGGGTCCTATTGGTGTGCAGCCGCAGCTGGGGTCCCCAGCATCCGCAAACACAGCCTCCCGATGCAGGTCCGCGTGCAGG GTGTCCCGGTGTCGGCAGTGCTCCTGGAGACCCAGCCCCAGGGGGGACAGGTGCTTGCAGGGGAGCGTCTGGTCCTCGTCTGCTCCGTGGCTGAAGGCACAGGGGACACCACGTTCTTCTGGCACAGAGAGGACACGGGGGAGAGTGTGGGGAGCAAGCGCCAGCGTTCCCGGAGAGCAGAGCTGGAGATCCCTGCCGTCAGGGGGAGCCATGCGGGGCGCTACTACTGCACGGCGGACAATGGCCACGGCCTGGCCCGCAGCGGGGCCCTGAACGTCACCGTCACAG GCACTCCGGGGAACAGAAGTGGACTTGTTGCTGTGGGAGCTGCTGGGGGGCTGCTCAGCATTCTTCTCCTGGCGGTGGCCCTGTGGATTTGCCACCGGCACCAGCGGAAGTCAg GAGATGGTTTTCTGGGAAGCACAGCCAG GAGCCCTCCCGCCCCAGGCCAAGGAAAGGCGCCCCGTGCCGGCTGCCCTGCCCCAGTGGAACTGCAGCTGTTATATGATAACG GGCACCCCGGAGAGGGAGGCTTGGTGTATTCTGAGATCCAGGTTATTCAGCTGGGACAAGAAGCGGCCG ccccatcctccctctctctttccagtTCTTCTTCTATCTCCTTTCCACCCCAGCACACCTCAGTTGTCTACTCTTCGGTGAAGACACAGCTCCCAGAGGACTCAGCTAGAGAGGTCAGGTCTCAGGATGAAGACGCCGTGGAAAGTTATGAGAATGTCCAATTCGCATGA
- the FCRL4 gene encoding Fc receptor-like protein 4 isoform X7 has translation MLPWASLLFLGVPGHAPMLPWASLLFLAAVGGHLGWLILQAPHSVFEGDTLLLRCQVKGREKLGTVKYSWNGKVISTSDKGQDLLIPQASLNNSGHYQCIGFLERNYTYKSSNRIIKIQELFPRPKLEVTPPQPTEGGSANLSCHTRLPLERPDALLSFIFFRDRGVMLSNWSRSPELQITAIWREDSGSYWCAAAAGVPSIRKHSLPMQVRVQGVPVSAVLLETQPQGGQVLAGERLVLVCSVAEGTGDTTFFWHREDTGESVGSKRQRSRRAELEIPAVRGSHAGRYYCTADNGHGLARSGALNVTVTGTPGNRSGLVAVGAAGGLLSILLLAVALWICHRHQRKSGDGFLGSTARSPPAPGQGKAPRAGCPAPVELQLLYDNGHPGEGGLVYSEIQVIQLGQEAAAPSSLSLSSSSSISFPPQHTSVVYSSVKTQLPEDSAREVRSQDEDAVESYENVQFA, from the exons ATGCTCCCGTGGGCGTCTCTGCTGTTCCTCGGGGTCCCAGGGCACGCTCCCATGCTCCCATGGGCGTCTCTGCTGTTCCTCG CCGCAGTTGGTGGACACCTTG GATGGCTCATccttcaggctccacactccgTGTTTGAAGGCGACACGCTCCTTCTGAGATGCCaggtgaaggggagagaaaaactgGGCACTGTGAAATACAGCTGGAATGGGAAAGTTATCTCTACCTCTGATAAAGGCCAGGATCTTTTGATACCACAAGCAAGTTTGAACAACAGCGGCCATTACCAATGCATTGGATTTCTGGAGAGAAATTACACCTATAAGTCAAGTAACAGAATTATTAAAATTCAAG AACTATTTCCACGTCCAAAGCTGGAAGTCACACCCCCCCAGCCTACGGAGGGCGGCTCTGCAAACCTGAGCTGTCATACACGGCTGCCCCTCGAGCGGCCGGATGCTCTGCTGTCCTTCATCTTCTTCAGGGACCGCGGGGTCATGCTATCCAACTGGAGCAGGTCCCCGGAACTCCAGATCACAGCCATCTGGAGAGAGGACTCGGGGTCCTATTGGTGTGCAGCCGCAGCTGGGGTCCCCAGCATCCGCAAACACAGCCTCCCGATGCAGGTCCGCGTGCAGG GTGTCCCGGTGTCGGCAGTGCTCCTGGAGACCCAGCCCCAGGGGGGACAGGTGCTTGCAGGGGAGCGTCTGGTCCTCGTCTGCTCCGTGGCTGAAGGCACAGGGGACACCACGTTCTTCTGGCACAGAGAGGACACGGGGGAGAGTGTGGGGAGCAAGCGCCAGCGTTCCCGGAGAGCAGAGCTGGAGATCCCTGCCGTCAGGGGGAGCCATGCGGGGCGCTACTACTGCACGGCGGACAATGGCCACGGCCTGGCCCGCAGCGGGGCCCTGAACGTCACCGTCACAG GCACTCCGGGGAACAGAAGTGGACTTGTTGCTGTGGGAGCTGCTGGGGGGCTGCTCAGCATTCTTCTCCTGGCGGTGGCCCTGTGGATTTGCCACCGGCACCAGCGGAAGTCAg GAGATGGTTTTCTGGGAAGCACAGCCAG GAGCCCTCCCGCCCCAGGCCAAGGAAAGGCGCCCCGTGCCGGCTGCCCTGCCCCAGTGGAACTGCAGCTGTTATATGATAACG GGCACCCCGGAGAGGGAGGCTTGGTGTATTCTGAGATCCAGGTTATTCAGCTGGGACAAGAAGCGGCCG ccccatcctccctctctctttccagtTCTTCTTCTATCTCCTTTCCACCCCAGCACACCTCAGTTGTCTACTCTTCGGTGAAGACACAGCTCCCAGAGGACTCAGCTAGAGAGGTCAGGTCTCAGGATGAAGACGCCGTGGAAAGTTATGAGAATGTCCAATTCGCATGA
- the FCRL4 gene encoding Fc receptor-like protein 4 isoform X2 produces MLPWASLLFLGVPGHAPMLPWASLLFLAAVGGHLAAPKPMISLHPPWTTFFKGEVVTLTCIAPRVRAAGNIKWYRWYLGTEMLCETPGNTLKARVSGRYKCQTQDSLLSDDVSLIFSSGWLILQAPHSVFEGDTLLLRCQVKGREKLGTVKYSWNGKVISTSDKGQDLLIPQASLNNSGHYQCIGFLERNYTYKSSNRIIKIQELFPRPKLEVTPPQPTEGGSANLSCHTRLPLERPDALLSFIFFRDRGVMLSNWSRSPELQITAIWREDSGSYWCAAAAGVPSIRKHSLPMQVRVQGVPVSAVLLETQPQGGQVLAGERLVLVCSVAEGTGDTTFFWHREDTGESVGSKRQRSRRAELEIPAVRGSHAGRYYCTADNGHGLARSGALNVTVTGTPGNRSGLVAVGAAGGLLSILLLAVALWICHRHQRKSGDGFLGSTARSPPAPGQGKAPRAGCPAPVELQLLYDNGHPGEGGLVYSEIQVIQLGQEAAAPSSLSLSSSSSISFPPQHTSVVYSSVKTQLPEDSAREVRSQDEDAVESYENVQFA; encoded by the exons ATGCTCCCGTGGGCGTCTCTGCTGTTCCTCGGGGTCCCAGGGCACGCTCCCATGCTCCCATGGGCGTCTCTGCTGTTCCTCG CCGCAGTTGGTGGACACCTTG CTGCACCCAAACCCATGATTTCCCTCCATCCTCCATGGACCACCTTCTTCAAAGGAGAGGTAGTGACTCTGACTTGCATTGCACCTCGCGTCCGCGCAGcagggaacataaaatggtaccGGTGGTACCTCGGGACAGAAATGCTATGTGAGACCCCAGGAAACACCCTCAAGGCCCGTGTCTCTGGAAGGTACAAATGCCAGACCCAGGACTCGCTGCTAAGTGACGACGTGAGCTTGATCTTTTCTTCAG GATGGCTCATccttcaggctccacactccgTGTTTGAAGGCGACACGCTCCTTCTGAGATGCCaggtgaaggggagagaaaaactgGGCACTGTGAAATACAGCTGGAATGGGAAAGTTATCTCTACCTCTGATAAAGGCCAGGATCTTTTGATACCACAAGCAAGTTTGAACAACAGCGGCCATTACCAATGCATTGGATTTCTGGAGAGAAATTACACCTATAAGTCAAGTAACAGAATTATTAAAATTCAAG AACTATTTCCACGTCCAAAGCTGGAAGTCACACCCCCCCAGCCTACGGAGGGCGGCTCTGCAAACCTGAGCTGTCATACACGGCTGCCCCTCGAGCGGCCGGATGCTCTGCTGTCCTTCATCTTCTTCAGGGACCGCGGGGTCATGCTATCCAACTGGAGCAGGTCCCCGGAACTCCAGATCACAGCCATCTGGAGAGAGGACTCGGGGTCCTATTGGTGTGCAGCCGCAGCTGGGGTCCCCAGCATCCGCAAACACAGCCTCCCGATGCAGGTCCGCGTGCAGG GTGTCCCGGTGTCGGCAGTGCTCCTGGAGACCCAGCCCCAGGGGGGACAGGTGCTTGCAGGGGAGCGTCTGGTCCTCGTCTGCTCCGTGGCTGAAGGCACAGGGGACACCACGTTCTTCTGGCACAGAGAGGACACGGGGGAGAGTGTGGGGAGCAAGCGCCAGCGTTCCCGGAGAGCAGAGCTGGAGATCCCTGCCGTCAGGGGGAGCCATGCGGGGCGCTACTACTGCACGGCGGACAATGGCCACGGCCTGGCCCGCAGCGGGGCCCTGAACGTCACCGTCACAG GCACTCCGGGGAACAGAAGTGGACTTGTTGCTGTGGGAGCTGCTGGGGGGCTGCTCAGCATTCTTCTCCTGGCGGTGGCCCTGTGGATTTGCCACCGGCACCAGCGGAAGTCAg GAGATGGTTTTCTGGGAAGCACAGCCAG GAGCCCTCCCGCCCCAGGCCAAGGAAAGGCGCCCCGTGCCGGCTGCCCTGCCCCAGTGGAACTGCAGCTGTTATATGATAACG GGCACCCCGGAGAGGGAGGCTTGGTGTATTCTGAGATCCAGGTTATTCAGCTGGGACAAGAAGCGGCCG ccccatcctccctctctctttccagtTCTTCTTCTATCTCCTTTCCACCCCAGCACACCTCAGTTGTCTACTCTTCGGTGAAGACACAGCTCCCAGAGGACTCAGCTAGAGAGGTCAGGTCTCAGGATGAAGACGCCGTGGAAAGTTATGAGAATGTCCAATTCGCATGA
- the FCRL4 gene encoding Fc receptor-like protein 4 isoform X8, with the protein MLPWASLLFLGVPGHAPMLPWASLLFLGWLILQAPHSVFEGDTLLLRCQVKGREKLGTVKYSWNGKVISTSDKGQDLLIPQASLNNSGHYQCIGFLERNYTYKSSNRIIKIQELFPRPKLEVTPPQPTEGGSANLSCHTRLPLERPDALLSFIFFRDRGVMLSNWSRSPELQITAIWREDSGSYWCAAAAGVPSIRKHSLPMQVRVQGVPVSAVLLETQPQGGQVLAGERLVLVCSVAEGTGDTTFFWHREDTGESVGSKRQRSRRAELEIPAVRGSHAGRYYCTADNGHGLARSGALNVTVTGTPGNRSGLVAVGAAGGLLSILLLAVALWICHRHQRKSGDGFLGSTARSPPAPGQGKAPRAGCPAPVELQLLYDNGHPGEGGLVYSEIQVIQLGQEAAAPSSLSLSSSSSISFPPQHTSVVYSSVKTQLPEDSAREVRSQDEDAVESYENVQFA; encoded by the exons ATGCTCCCGTGGGCGTCTCTGCTGTTCCTCGGGGTCCCAGGGCACGCTCCCATGCTCCCATGGGCGTCTCTGCTGTTCCTCG GATGGCTCATccttcaggctccacactccgTGTTTGAAGGCGACACGCTCCTTCTGAGATGCCaggtgaaggggagagaaaaactgGGCACTGTGAAATACAGCTGGAATGGGAAAGTTATCTCTACCTCTGATAAAGGCCAGGATCTTTTGATACCACAAGCAAGTTTGAACAACAGCGGCCATTACCAATGCATTGGATTTCTGGAGAGAAATTACACCTATAAGTCAAGTAACAGAATTATTAAAATTCAAG AACTATTTCCACGTCCAAAGCTGGAAGTCACACCCCCCCAGCCTACGGAGGGCGGCTCTGCAAACCTGAGCTGTCATACACGGCTGCCCCTCGAGCGGCCGGATGCTCTGCTGTCCTTCATCTTCTTCAGGGACCGCGGGGTCATGCTATCCAACTGGAGCAGGTCCCCGGAACTCCAGATCACAGCCATCTGGAGAGAGGACTCGGGGTCCTATTGGTGTGCAGCCGCAGCTGGGGTCCCCAGCATCCGCAAACACAGCCTCCCGATGCAGGTCCGCGTGCAGG GTGTCCCGGTGTCGGCAGTGCTCCTGGAGACCCAGCCCCAGGGGGGACAGGTGCTTGCAGGGGAGCGTCTGGTCCTCGTCTGCTCCGTGGCTGAAGGCACAGGGGACACCACGTTCTTCTGGCACAGAGAGGACACGGGGGAGAGTGTGGGGAGCAAGCGCCAGCGTTCCCGGAGAGCAGAGCTGGAGATCCCTGCCGTCAGGGGGAGCCATGCGGGGCGCTACTACTGCACGGCGGACAATGGCCACGGCCTGGCCCGCAGCGGGGCCCTGAACGTCACCGTCACAG GCACTCCGGGGAACAGAAGTGGACTTGTTGCTGTGGGAGCTGCTGGGGGGCTGCTCAGCATTCTTCTCCTGGCGGTGGCCCTGTGGATTTGCCACCGGCACCAGCGGAAGTCAg GAGATGGTTTTCTGGGAAGCACAGCCAG GAGCCCTCCCGCCCCAGGCCAAGGAAAGGCGCCCCGTGCCGGCTGCCCTGCCCCAGTGGAACTGCAGCTGTTATATGATAACG GGCACCCCGGAGAGGGAGGCTTGGTGTATTCTGAGATCCAGGTTATTCAGCTGGGACAAGAAGCGGCCG ccccatcctccctctctctttccagtTCTTCTTCTATCTCCTTTCCACCCCAGCACACCTCAGTTGTCTACTCTTCGGTGAAGACACAGCTCCCAGAGGACTCAGCTAGAGAGGTCAGGTCTCAGGATGAAGACGCCGTGGAAAGTTATGAGAATGTCCAATTCGCATGA
- the FCRL4 gene encoding Fc receptor-like protein 4 isoform X4, with amino-acid sequence MLPWASLLFLGVPGHAPMLPWASLLFLAAAPKPMISLHPPWTTFFKGEVVTLTCIAPRVRAAGNIKWYRWYLGTEMLCETPGNTLKARVSGRYKCQTQDSLLSDDVSLIFSSGWLILQAPHSVFEGDTLLLRCQVKGREKLGTVKYSWNGKVISTSDKGQDLLIPQASLNNSGHYQCIGFLERNYTYKSSNRIIKIQELFPRPKLEVTPPQPTEGGSANLSCHTRLPLERPDALLSFIFFRDRGVMLSNWSRSPELQITAIWREDSGSYWCAAAAGVPSIRKHSLPMQVRVQGVPVSAVLLETQPQGGQVLAGERLVLVCSVAEGTGDTTFFWHREDTGESVGSKRQRSRRAELEIPAVRGSHAGRYYCTADNGHGLARSGALNVTVTGTPGNRSGLVAVGAAGGLLSILLLAVALWICHRHQRKSGDGFLGSTARSPPAPGQGKAPRAGCPAPVELQLLYDNGHPGEGGLVYSEIQVIQLGQEAAAPSSLSLSSSSSISFPPQHTSVVYSSVKTQLPEDSAREVRSQDEDAVESYENVQFA; translated from the exons ATGCTCCCGTGGGCGTCTCTGCTGTTCCTCGGGGTCCCAGGGCACGCTCCCATGCTCCCATGGGCGTCTCTGCTGTTCCTCG CAGCTGCACCCAAACCCATGATTTCCCTCCATCCTCCATGGACCACCTTCTTCAAAGGAGAGGTAGTGACTCTGACTTGCATTGCACCTCGCGTCCGCGCAGcagggaacataaaatggtaccGGTGGTACCTCGGGACAGAAATGCTATGTGAGACCCCAGGAAACACCCTCAAGGCCCGTGTCTCTGGAAGGTACAAATGCCAGACCCAGGACTCGCTGCTAAGTGACGACGTGAGCTTGATCTTTTCTTCAG GATGGCTCATccttcaggctccacactccgTGTTTGAAGGCGACACGCTCCTTCTGAGATGCCaggtgaaggggagagaaaaactgGGCACTGTGAAATACAGCTGGAATGGGAAAGTTATCTCTACCTCTGATAAAGGCCAGGATCTTTTGATACCACAAGCAAGTTTGAACAACAGCGGCCATTACCAATGCATTGGATTTCTGGAGAGAAATTACACCTATAAGTCAAGTAACAGAATTATTAAAATTCAAG AACTATTTCCACGTCCAAAGCTGGAAGTCACACCCCCCCAGCCTACGGAGGGCGGCTCTGCAAACCTGAGCTGTCATACACGGCTGCCCCTCGAGCGGCCGGATGCTCTGCTGTCCTTCATCTTCTTCAGGGACCGCGGGGTCATGCTATCCAACTGGAGCAGGTCCCCGGAACTCCAGATCACAGCCATCTGGAGAGAGGACTCGGGGTCCTATTGGTGTGCAGCCGCAGCTGGGGTCCCCAGCATCCGCAAACACAGCCTCCCGATGCAGGTCCGCGTGCAGG GTGTCCCGGTGTCGGCAGTGCTCCTGGAGACCCAGCCCCAGGGGGGACAGGTGCTTGCAGGGGAGCGTCTGGTCCTCGTCTGCTCCGTGGCTGAAGGCACAGGGGACACCACGTTCTTCTGGCACAGAGAGGACACGGGGGAGAGTGTGGGGAGCAAGCGCCAGCGTTCCCGGAGAGCAGAGCTGGAGATCCCTGCCGTCAGGGGGAGCCATGCGGGGCGCTACTACTGCACGGCGGACAATGGCCACGGCCTGGCCCGCAGCGGGGCCCTGAACGTCACCGTCACAG GCACTCCGGGGAACAGAAGTGGACTTGTTGCTGTGGGAGCTGCTGGGGGGCTGCTCAGCATTCTTCTCCTGGCGGTGGCCCTGTGGATTTGCCACCGGCACCAGCGGAAGTCAg GAGATGGTTTTCTGGGAAGCACAGCCAG GAGCCCTCCCGCCCCAGGCCAAGGAAAGGCGCCCCGTGCCGGCTGCCCTGCCCCAGTGGAACTGCAGCTGTTATATGATAACG GGCACCCCGGAGAGGGAGGCTTGGTGTATTCTGAGATCCAGGTTATTCAGCTGGGACAAGAAGCGGCCG ccccatcctccctctctctttccagtTCTTCTTCTATCTCCTTTCCACCCCAGCACACCTCAGTTGTCTACTCTTCGGTGAAGACACAGCTCCCAGAGGACTCAGCTAGAGAGGTCAGGTCTCAGGATGAAGACGCCGTGGAAAGTTATGAGAATGTCCAATTCGCATGA